A window of the Miscanthus floridulus cultivar M001 chromosome 14, ASM1932011v1, whole genome shotgun sequence genome harbors these coding sequences:
- the LOC136505523 gene encoding uncharacterized protein, which produces MIREFLVVAARAALEWALASLLLANGAAFCLIAAAAARLRLAPPCIACARVHRLLCSSSAASATGVERDALRLLLCDAHLALVAVASSAPPDRCDGDGVSETEAVMAAEDPNKVSGMETHRVVSIGSEICEQDQDGNKPDAGDRSGGIARTTSTDDGNGPLVSLFELTPIVSRPRPREDDDSIHQHQATMPQSLTVDDGDESLTLGELVTAFRAHRRELHALRAELASERRLRAEAEEYQRQLEEQGELDREAARLAMQLVYESETEKHGLQRQLDACRVRAQLYQSDSAAMEDAGGGGGGGCREANGGDGNGNNYQSLVDFLPGSVYSSSPDLANLLKLYTESGNAGCRQRDDYDVPAIAVVEEAEEEELAVDVTVTVGTESSGSVDAASAIVSESLQESSNTFHVETVTEAV; this is translated from the exons ATGATCCGCGAGTTCCTGGTCGTGGCGGCACGCGCGGCGCTGGAGTGGGCGCTGGCGTCGCTGCTGCTCGCCAACGGCGCCGCGTTCTGCCTcatcgctgccgccgccgcgcgcctccGACTCGCCCCGCCGTGCATCGCCTGCGCTCGCGTCCACCGTCTGCTCTGCTCCTCCTCTGCCGCCAGCGCCACTGGCGTGGAGCGCGACGCTCTGCGCCTCCTCCTCTGCGATGCCCACCTCGCCCTCGTCGCCGTGGCCAGCTCGGCCCCTCCGGATCGCTGCGACGGGGATGGTGTATCGGAGACGGAAGCGGTCATGGCGGCAGAGGATCCGAACAAGGTTTCAG GCATGGAGACTCACCGCGTCGTCTCCATCGGCAGTGAGATATGCGAGCAGGACCAAGACGGCAACAAACCAGACGCCGGCGATCGCAGCGGCGGCATCGCAAGAACCACCAGCACCGACGACGGCAACGGCCCGCTCGTCTCCCTCTTCGAGCTCACGCCGATCGTCTCGCGACCGCGACCACGGGAGGACGACGATTCCATACACCAGCATCAGGCGACGATGCCACAGTCGCTGACCGTGGACGACGGTGACGAGAGCCTCACCCTCGGGGAGCTGGTCACCGCATTCAGGGCTCATAGGAGGGAGCTGCACGCACTGCGCGCGGAGCTCGCCTCCGAGCGGCGCTTgagggcggaggcggaggagTACCAGCGGCAGCTGGAGGAGCAGGGCGAGCTCGACCGGGAGGCGGCGCGGCTGGCCATGCAGCTCGTCTACGAGAGCGAGACGGAGAAGCACGGCCTGCAGCGGCAGCTCGACGCGTGCAGGGTCAGAGCGCAGCTCTACCAGTCCGATTCCGCGGCCAtggaggacgccggcggtgggggcgGAGGAGGCTGCCGGGAGGCGAACGGGGGTGATGGCAATGGCAACAACTACCAGTCGCTCGTGGACTTCCTCCCGGGGTCGGTGTACTCCTCCTCGCCGGACCTGGCCAACCTCCTTAAACTCTACACTGAATCTGGCAATGCCGGCTGTCGTCAGAGGGACGATTACGACGTGCCGGCCATTGCGGTGGTTgaggaggcagaggaggaggaacTGGCCGTCGACGTCACTGTCACGGTTGGCACTGAATCCAGCGGGAGTGTTGATGCTGCATCCGCCATTGTTTCTGAATCTTTACAAGAAAGCTCCAATACCTTTCACGTCGAAACAGTAACAGAAGCCGTTTAA